The proteins below are encoded in one region of Sphingobacterium sp. R2:
- a CDS encoding PleD family two-component system response regulator, whose protein sequence is MKNEKKRILVIEDNEILLSTMQFVLLREGYDLLLANSGKDALSMVFDDSLDLVITDLSLPFANGFEIIERIRKSNTNNQVPVIIISSFRDDNSISEGFKVGANDYIKKPISPHELISRVRLRIGHA, encoded by the coding sequence ATGAAGAACGAAAAGAAGAGAATTCTTGTTATTGAAGATAATGAGATTTTATTGAGCACGATGCAGTTTGTTCTTTTAAGGGAGGGCTATGATCTATTACTTGCAAATTCTGGGAAAGATGCGCTCTCGATGGTTTTCGACGATAGCCTTGATTTAGTCATAACAGACTTATCATTACCTTTCGCGAACGGTTTCGAAATAATCGAACGCATTCGGAAAAGCAATACGAATAATCAGGTACCAGTCATCATTATTTCGAGTTTCCGTGACGATAATAGTATTTCAGAAGGATTTAAGGTAGGCGCCAATGATTATATTAAAAAGCCTATTTCTCCGCACGAGCTGATATCACGTGTACGGTTAAGGATAGGTCATGCTTAA